A stretch of Dietzia lutea DNA encodes these proteins:
- a CDS encoding enoyl-CoA hydratase-related protein, producing MTTTTTTTTATTRTANAADVPLTVTEARPGIAVVELARGKVNALDGAAYRAIAEAFDRISDDERFRAVILTGRGRVFCAGNDLHEFRTMDGSNGDAAMRDARRAFFAVLECRLPVIVAVNGPALGSGMGLTASADLVVASDRATFGLPEMQVGVLGGGRFAARMLPEQAMRRMFFTAEAVDAETFRSWGAPIEIVPHDELMDRALERAEVIASRSRYALTLAKQSLNGCEGLDLRRGYELEQTFTVRLSEHPDSTTAVEQRLAAIAGTGRDGRADERKGTNP from the coding sequence ATGACAACGACAACGACAACGACAACGGCGACGACGAGGACCGCGAACGCGGCCGACGTGCCACTGACCGTGACCGAAGCCCGCCCGGGCATCGCCGTGGTTGAGTTGGCCCGCGGCAAGGTGAACGCGCTGGACGGTGCTGCCTATCGCGCCATAGCCGAGGCGTTCGACCGGATCTCCGACGACGAGCGATTCCGTGCGGTGATCCTCACCGGCCGGGGGCGGGTCTTCTGCGCGGGGAACGATCTCCACGAGTTCCGGACGATGGACGGGTCCAACGGCGACGCGGCGATGCGGGACGCCCGGCGCGCATTCTTCGCGGTTCTGGAGTGCCGGCTTCCGGTGATCGTCGCGGTGAACGGGCCGGCGTTGGGTAGCGGCATGGGGCTGACCGCGAGTGCAGACCTGGTGGTCGCCTCCGATCGGGCGACGTTCGGGCTCCCCGAGATGCAGGTCGGCGTCTTAGGCGGTGGCCGTTTCGCCGCTCGGATGCTCCCCGAGCAGGCCATGCGACGGATGTTCTTCACCGCCGAGGCCGTCGATGCGGAGACCTTCCGGAGCTGGGGTGCACCGATCGAGATCGTGCCCCATGACGAGCTGATGGACAGGGCGCTGGAGCGCGCCGAGGTGATCGCGAGCAGGAGCAGATACGCGCTGACGCTGGCCAAGCAGTCGTTGAACGGCTGCGAGGGCCTGGACCTGCGTCGGGGCTACGAGCTCGAGCAGACCTTCACCGTCCGGCTGTCGGAGCACCCGGATTCCACGACGGCGGTCGAGCAGCGACTGGCAGCGATCGCCGGCACCGGCCGAGACGGGCGGGCCGACGAACGGAAGGGAACGAACCCATGA